A portion of the Deltaproteobacteria bacterium genome contains these proteins:
- a CDS encoding WYL domain-containing protein has protein sequence MRGDQLARQWKLIQRLARSRWGAGLDDLVEELGCVRRTVYRDLEALMAAGFPVTTEKRDGRVYYRFVETFKLGDVPFTPDEILSLAFGEDLLRALEGTVFHDSIRSALDKIRSALGPSVSEFLAQLGESFRVLPGPHESYAALRDTIRVLNDAVLARRTVRMRYRTGATGRERTRELDPYRVWYRAGALYVVGHDHLSDEVRTFAVGRIREIETTAARFRVPESFDFEARVGAAFGVVAEPPMKVRILFDRRHAGWVGSRTWHPSQQLVPRRGGALELTMEVGGAAEVRSWVLSFGSGAEVLEPQSLRDEVREELAGAAARYAPPPRR, from the coding sequence ATGCGCGGCGACCAGCTCGCGAGACAGTGGAAGCTGATCCAGCGGCTCGCCCGCAGCCGTTGGGGCGCCGGCCTCGACGACCTCGTCGAGGAGCTCGGCTGCGTGCGCCGCACGGTCTACCGCGACCTCGAGGCGTTGATGGCGGCGGGCTTCCCGGTGACGACCGAGAAGCGCGACGGCCGCGTCTACTACCGCTTCGTCGAGACCTTCAAGCTCGGCGACGTCCCCTTCACGCCCGACGAGATCCTCTCGCTGGCCTTCGGCGAGGACCTCTTGCGGGCGCTCGAGGGGACCGTCTTCCACGACTCGATCCGCTCGGCGCTCGACAAGATCCGCAGCGCGCTCGGCCCGTCGGTGAGCGAGTTCCTGGCCCAGCTCGGCGAGTCGTTCCGCGTGCTGCCCGGTCCGCACGAGAGCTATGCCGCGCTGCGCGACACGATCCGGGTGCTGAACGACGCCGTGCTCGCGCGCCGCACCGTGCGCATGCGCTACCGCACGGGTGCCACGGGCCGCGAGAGGACGCGCGAGCTCGACCCCTACCGCGTCTGGTACCGCGCCGGCGCGCTCTACGTGGTGGGACACGACCACCTCTCCGACGAGGTGCGCACCTTCGCGGTCGGGCGCATCCGCGAGATCGAGACCACGGCGGCACGCTTCCGGGTCCCCGAGAGCTTCGACTTCGAGGCGCGGGTGGGGGCGGCCTTCGGCGTCGTGGCCGAACCGCCGATGAAGGTCCGCATCCTCTTCGACCGGCGCCATGCCGGTTGGGTCGGCTCGCGCACCTGGCATCCGAGCCAGCAGCTCGTGCCGCGCCGCGGCGGCGCGCTCGAGCTCACGATGGAGGTGGGCGGCGCGGCCGAGGTGCGCAGCTGGGTGCTCTCGTTCGGCTCGGGCGCCGAGGTGCTCGAGCCGCAGTCGCTGCGCGACGAGGTGCGCGAGGAGCTCGCCGGGGCGGCGGCACGCTACGCGCCGCCGCCCCGGCGCTGA
- a CDS encoding ferritin-like domain-containing protein codes for MHKLIEDHRKRFGQFEVIEFVDETEIARLREKTDVAAPLTLNWTWEYGSEVEELRALYEKGKVNQWNAERDLDWSQPVSKDEWLMNPEGSMLAQICKLMGKDEATQKAAAFDELAHLLSQLLHGEQAALQLCGQLTNACTKMDEKWYAASQVTDEARHIEAIAKFVSRKMGTIYPISPTLKVLLDRLLQADTARKKTLGMQTLFEGMAVGIFDLIRRETRNPLLEEMIRRVEQDESRHAAFGVLSMRRAVREADAAEKAEMEDWAFGILEALNANQQLDMLHVLGPKYGIDGANLTRAALAMPNWSELNSMPYMHTVIPNLRNLGLITERTEAQYRSLGMLYDRASREQAPAAH; via the coding sequence ATGCACAAGCTCATCGAGGACCATCGCAAGCGCTTCGGGCAGTTCGAGGTGATCGAGTTCGTAGACGAGACGGAGATCGCCCGGCTGCGCGAGAAGACCGACGTCGCCGCGCCGCTCACCCTGAACTGGACCTGGGAGTACGGCTCCGAGGTCGAGGAGCTGCGCGCCCTCTACGAGAAGGGCAAGGTCAACCAGTGGAACGCCGAACGCGACCTCGACTGGTCCCAGCCGGTTTCGAAGGACGAGTGGCTGATGAACCCCGAGGGCTCGATGCTGGCCCAGATCTGCAAGCTGATGGGCAAGGACGAGGCCACCCAGAAGGCCGCCGCCTTCGACGAGCTCGCCCACCTGCTCTCGCAGCTCCTGCACGGGGAGCAGGCGGCGCTGCAGCTCTGTGGCCAGCTCACCAACGCCTGCACCAAGATGGACGAGAAGTGGTACGCCGCGAGCCAGGTGACCGACGAGGCGCGCCACATCGAGGCGATCGCGAAGTTCGTGTCCCGCAAGATGGGAACGATCTACCCGATCAGTCCGACGCTCAAGGTCCTGCTCGACCGGCTGCTCCAGGCCGACACCGCGCGCAAGAAGACGCTCGGGATGCAGACGCTCTTCGAGGGCATGGCGGTCGGCATCTTCGACCTGATCCGGCGCGAGACCCGCAACCCCCTGCTCGAGGAGATGATCCGCCGCGTCGAGCAGGACGAGTCGCGCCACGCCGCCTTCGGCGTGCTCAGCATGCGGCGCGCGGTGCGCGAGGCGGACGCCGCCGAGAAGGCGGAGATGGAGGACTGGGCCTTCGGGATCCTCGAGGCGCTCAACGCCAACCAACAGCTCGACATGCTCCACGTGCTGGGCCCCAAGTACGGCATCGACGGCGCCAACCTGACCCGGGCCGCCCTCGCGATGCCGAACTGGTCCGAGCTGAACAGCATGCCCTACATGCACACCGTGATCCCGAACCTGCGCAACCTCGGCCTCATCACCGAGCGGACCGAGGCGCAGTACCGGAGCCTCGGGATGCTCTACGACCGGGCCTCGCGCGAGCAGGCCCCGGCGGCGCACTAG
- a CDS encoding TetR/AcrR family transcriptional regulator gives MTTPPNDPLAAPSSRDKILDVAEALFARRGFEGVGMREVADAAGLGKSSLFHHFRSKAQLYLAVLERLLTQLDDRLGVALAAPGSPPERLDRLVDELVDALAEREPAARLLLRALFEDDAFEAEAWDEGRAAEQRLQSVLGGILGLLREGTESGAFRPSAGPHTLQTLIGATVYHFASGEFGEGLLGGSLLSADAVRRHKDEVKAFLHHGLAASPAGSR, from the coding sequence GTGACGACGCCCCCCAACGATCCGCTCGCCGCGCCGAGCTCGCGCGACAAGATCCTCGACGTCGCCGAGGCGCTGTTCGCGCGCCGCGGCTTCGAGGGGGTCGGCATGCGCGAGGTGGCCGACGCCGCCGGGCTCGGGAAGTCGTCGCTCTTCCATCACTTCCGCAGCAAGGCGCAGCTCTATCTCGCCGTGCTCGAGCGGCTGCTCACCCAGCTCGACGACCGGCTCGGTGTCGCGCTCGCGGCTCCCGGCTCGCCGCCCGAGCGCCTCGACCGCCTCGTCGACGAGCTCGTCGACGCGCTCGCCGAACGCGAGCCGGCCGCGCGCCTGCTGCTGCGCGCCCTCTTCGAGGACGACGCCTTCGAGGCCGAGGCCTGGGACGAGGGGCGCGCTGCCGAGCAGCGCCTGCAGTCGGTCCTCGGCGGGATCCTGGGCCTCCTGCGCGAGGGGACGGAGAGCGGCGCCTTCCGCCCGAGCGCGGGCCCCCACACCCTCCAGACCCTGATCGGCGCCACCGTCTACCACTTCGCGTCCGGCGAGTTCGGCGAGGGCCTGCTCGGCGGCTCGCTGCTCTCGGCCGACGCCGTACGGCGTCACAAGGACGAGGTCAAGGCCTTCCTCCACCACGGTCTGGCGGCGTCGCCCGCCGGATCCAGGTGA
- a CDS encoding TraB/GumN family protein, protein MLLLGLAWLGCAAPPPPAPPPPAAFYWHARAPGGAVLFLLGSVHVGDGRELVPPLEMELDWARAGALVVEVDLDRLPDLERLEAVQRHGLLPPERTLRDVVSSRTWDALLPYLRARGYPLEAASRMRPWLLAQLVAQLEFEADGIDPESGVDAWFLRRAAAEGKPVAQLESLEEQMALFGRLGPPVEDALLREMLENTPTLLATTREILQAWEVGDEARLLELLLGGRSDPVLAAFHRAVFVERNHRMAERLTALAADGRARFVVIGTGHLIGPESVPELLAAGGFAVERQPDAYVRALPRPLSLAPPGSNPDALPGSPCQEGLQIESGLAESCLAPDQMVE, encoded by the coding sequence GTGCTGCTGCTCGGGCTGGCCTGGCTCGGCTGCGCCGCGCCGCCGCCTCCCGCGCCGCCGCCTCCCGCCGCCTTCTACTGGCACGCTCGCGCCCCTGGCGGCGCCGTGCTCTTCCTGCTCGGCTCGGTCCACGTGGGTGACGGGCGCGAGCTCGTGCCGCCCCTCGAGATGGAGCTCGACTGGGCACGCGCGGGCGCGCTGGTGGTCGAGGTCGACCTCGACCGGCTGCCGGACCTGGAGCGGCTCGAGGCCGTGCAGCGCCATGGGCTGCTGCCGCCGGAGCGGACCCTGCGCGACGTGGTTTCGTCCCGGACGTGGGACGCGCTGCTGCCCTACCTGCGCGCCCGCGGCTATCCGCTCGAGGCGGCGAGCCGCATGCGGCCCTGGCTGCTGGCGCAGCTCGTCGCGCAGCTCGAGTTCGAGGCGGACGGCATCGATCCGGAGAGCGGTGTCGACGCCTGGTTCCTGCGCCGGGCGGCCGCAGAGGGCAAGCCGGTGGCGCAGCTCGAGTCGCTCGAGGAGCAGATGGCGCTGTTCGGGAGGCTCGGCCCGCCGGTCGAGGACGCGCTCCTGCGCGAGATGCTCGAGAACACGCCGACCTTGCTCGCGACCACGCGCGAGATCCTCCAGGCCTGGGAGGTCGGCGACGAGGCACGGCTGCTCGAGCTGCTGCTCGGAGGCCGCAGCGACCCCGTGCTCGCCGCCTTCCATCGCGCGGTGTTCGTCGAGCGCAACCACCGGATGGCGGAGCGGCTCACGGCCCTGGCGGCGGACGGGCGGGCCCGCTTCGTGGTGATCGGCACCGGTCATCTGATCGGCCCGGAGAGCGTGCCGGAGCTGCTCGCGGCCGGGGGCTTCGCGGTCGAACGGCAGCCCGACGCCTACGTGCGGGCGCTGCCTCGGCCGCTCTCACTAGCGCCGCCTGGCTCCAACCCCGACGCCCTCCCCGGGAGCCCCTGCCAGGAGGGCCTCCAGATCGAGTCGGGGCTGGCCGAATCCTGTCTGGCACCCGACCAGATGGTCGAGTAG
- a CDS encoding pitrilysin family protein — translation MSRALRPLAAAWLAALGLGGCALLQPRPAWELPPPPVAEGPVVPADRLHRSTLANGLEVLVLEDHGLPRLEVGLLLRRGAEIEAEGEAGAVALMADVMERGAGGLDALALARAVERIGADLGVAAGMDSVSVELSGLSDDTGTLFDLLADVALRPRFDAPEVARARAETLAGFEQEKDDPGALLGRQLARTLYDGHRYGLPVSGAPAPVAGLDAAVLRAMHRRLFVASNAILYVVGDVAEQDALAQVRARFGAWEAGTPPAPGPPPPTPTPPARGVVLVDRPDLGQAQLALAHEGIARTDERRIAAGLMNTILGGGGFLARLMSRVRADEGLAYGIGSGFAMRRHPGPFVVSTSTRAPEAGRVVDIVLEEIERLRREAPSRDELRNARSLSAGRFVLGLETSAAIAGALVELDVYGLPRDSLDTYRTRLNDVTLEEVHEAALRLLHPDRMVIVAVGPLEVLRPQLERFGPVEVVKP, via the coding sequence TTGAGCCGGGCGCTGCGTCCCCTCGCCGCCGCCTGGCTCGCCGCGCTCGGGCTCGGCGGCTGCGCGCTGCTGCAGCCGCGGCCTGCCTGGGAGCTCCCGCCGCCGCCGGTGGCGGAGGGGCCCGTGGTGCCCGCCGACCGCCTGCACCGGAGCACGCTCGCGAACGGCCTCGAGGTGCTCGTGCTCGAGGACCACGGGCTGCCGCGACTCGAGGTCGGCCTGCTGCTGCGGCGCGGCGCGGAGATCGAGGCGGAGGGCGAAGCCGGCGCGGTGGCGCTGATGGCGGACGTGATGGAGCGGGGCGCCGGAGGGCTCGACGCGCTGGCGCTCGCGCGCGCGGTCGAGCGGATCGGCGCCGACCTCGGCGTCGCGGCAGGCATGGACTCGGTGAGTGTCGAGCTCTCGGGCCTCTCGGACGACACGGGCACGCTCTTCGACCTGCTGGCCGACGTGGCCCTGCGCCCGCGCTTCGACGCGCCCGAGGTAGCGCGCGCGCGCGCGGAGACGCTGGCCGGATTCGAGCAGGAGAAGGACGACCCGGGCGCCTTGCTCGGCCGCCAGCTCGCCCGGACGCTCTACGACGGGCATCGCTACGGCCTCCCGGTGTCGGGAGCGCCCGCGCCCGTCGCCGGGCTCGACGCCGCGGTGTTGCGCGCGATGCACCGGCGCCTGTTCGTCGCGAGCAACGCGATCCTCTACGTGGTGGGCGACGTCGCCGAGCAGGACGCGCTCGCGCAGGTGCGCGCGCGATTCGGCGCGTGGGAGGCGGGGACGCCGCCGGCGCCCGGCCCGCCGCCCCCCACGCCGACCCCGCCCGCACGCGGCGTCGTGCTGGTGGACCGGCCCGATCTCGGGCAGGCCCAGCTCGCGCTCGCCCACGAGGGGATCGCGCGCACCGACGAGCGCCGCATCGCGGCCGGGCTCATGAACACGATCCTGGGCGGCGGCGGCTTCCTGGCGCGGCTGATGAGCCGCGTACGCGCCGACGAGGGCCTCGCCTACGGAATCGGATCGGGCTTCGCGATGCGCCGCCACCCGGGCCCCTTCGTCGTCTCGACCTCGACGCGGGCGCCGGAGGCGGGCCGGGTGGTCGACATCGTGCTCGAGGAGATCGAGCGGCTGCGCCGCGAGGCCCCCTCCCGGGACGAGCTGCGCAACGCGCGCAGTCTGAGCGCCGGCCGCTTCGTGCTCGGGCTCGAGACCTCCGCGGCGATCGCCGGCGCGCTCGTGGAGCTCGATGTCTACGGCCTGCCGCGGGACTCGCTCGACACCTACCGCACGCGCCTCAACGACGTCACGCTCGAGGAGGTGCACGAGGCCGCGCTCCGCCTCCTGCACCCCGATCGGATGGTGATCGTGGCGGTCGGCCCCCTGGAGGTGCTGCGCCCGCAGCTCGAGCGCTTCGGACCGGTGGAGGTCGTGAAACCGTAG
- a CDS encoding pitrilysin family protein — protein sequence MPKSAARALAALVLFVAATLPARANVDDPALRTRVTTLDNGLTILTLADPTTPAVSFQMWVRVGSKDEARYTGLAHLFEHMMFRGTDRLPPESHERLIESRGGRVNAFTTADHTVYHADVAPDALPLVIELEAERLAHLRIGEDTLASERQVVLEERRLRTEDQPTGRVFEALLALTFMAHPYRVPVIGWRSDIEQVTVAVCRDFFDTYYAPNNIVVSITGAFDEEDALARMRRSFGGLPRVEPIPRNPTREPPQRGERRETVYFDVRSPILAATWHAPESGHPDGPALDVASLVLSGGRSSRLYRGLVYEAQQALAAEGGYWELDDAGIFYAFAMVRPDGDIARVEELFFREIERLREEPVPAAELAKARRQIEVGLLRGTATAHALGSRIAGDWVTFGRVRPIEERLAAYRAVTAADVQRVARSYLRPGERNVLHLVAPPPGVSLDEPAPAGAPGAGG from the coding sequence ATGCCGAAGTCCGCCGCCCGCGCGCTCGCGGCGTTGGTCCTGTTCGTCGCCGCGACGCTGCCGGCGCGCGCGAACGTCGACGACCCTGCGCTGCGCACGCGCGTCACCACGCTCGACAACGGCCTCACCATCCTGACCCTGGCGGATCCGACCACGCCGGCCGTGAGCTTCCAGATGTGGGTCCGGGTCGGGTCGAAGGACGAGGCGCGCTACACGGGCCTCGCCCACCTCTTCGAGCACATGATGTTCCGCGGCACCGACCGCCTGCCGCCCGAGTCCCACGAGCGGCTGATCGAGAGCCGCGGCGGCCGGGTGAACGCCTTCACCACCGCCGACCACACCGTCTACCATGCCGACGTGGCCCCCGACGCGCTGCCGCTCGTGATCGAGCTGGAGGCCGAGCGGCTCGCACACCTCCGCATCGGCGAGGACACGCTCGCGAGCGAGCGCCAGGTGGTGCTCGAGGAACGCCGCCTGCGCACCGAGGACCAGCCGACCGGCCGGGTCTTCGAGGCGCTCCTGGCCCTGACCTTCATGGCGCACCCCTACCGCGTGCCGGTGATCGGCTGGCGCAGCGACATCGAGCAGGTGACGGTCGCCGTGTGCCGGGACTTCTTCGACACCTACTACGCGCCGAACAACATCGTCGTCTCGATCACCGGTGCCTTCGACGAGGAGGACGCGCTCGCCCGGATGCGGCGCTCCTTCGGCGGCCTCCCGCGCGTCGAGCCGATCCCCCGCAACCCGACCCGCGAGCCGCCCCAGCGCGGCGAGCGACGTGAAACGGTGTACTTCGACGTGCGCAGCCCGATCCTGGCCGCCACCTGGCACGCGCCGGAGAGCGGCCACCCCGACGGCCCGGCGCTCGACGTCGCGAGCCTCGTGCTCTCGGGCGGCCGCTCGAGCCGCCTGTACCGCGGGCTCGTCTACGAGGCGCAGCAGGCCCTCGCGGCCGAGGGCGGCTACTGGGAGCTCGACGACGCCGGCATCTTCTACGCCTTCGCGATGGTCCGGCCGGACGGCGACATCGCGCGGGTCGAGGAGCTGTTCTTCCGCGAGATCGAGCGGCTGCGCGAGGAGCCCGTCCCCGCCGCCGAGCTCGCGAAGGCGCGGCGCCAGATCGAGGTGGGCCTCCTGCGCGGCACCGCCACCGCCCACGCACTGGGCTCCCGGATCGCGGGCGACTGGGTGACCTTCGGCCGGGTCCGGCCGATCGAGGAGCGGCTGGCCGCCTATCGCGCCGTCACCGCCGCCGACGTGCAGCGGGTCGCCCGCAGCTACCTGCGGCCCGGCGAGCGCAACGTGCTCCACCTCGTGGCGCCGCCGCCCGGCGTCTCGCTCGACGAGCCTGCGCCGGCGGGCGCGCCGGGGGCCGGCGGTTGA
- a CDS encoding CoA-binding protein, with translation MDARMREIFERCRTIAVVGIKDGPGDDAFRVPAYMQRHGYRILPVSPKLARVLGEPCVASLRDLSRRDPAGPAELVNLFRAPRHLPAHADEILALSPLPFAAWFQLGIRHDEAAARLEAAGVRVVQDRCLMVEHARLTPR, from the coding sequence TTGGACGCACGGATGCGGGAGATCTTCGAGCGCTGCCGCACGATCGCGGTGGTCGGCATCAAGGACGGCCCGGGCGACGACGCCTTCCGCGTGCCGGCCTACATGCAGCGCCATGGCTATCGGATCCTGCCCGTGAGCCCGAAGCTCGCCCGCGTGCTCGGCGAGCCCTGCGTCGCCTCGCTGCGCGACCTCTCGCGGCGCGACCCGGCCGGGCCGGCCGAGCTCGTGAACCTGTTCCGCGCGCCCCGGCACCTGCCGGCCCACGCCGACGAGATCCTGGCGCTCTCGCCCCTGCCCTTCGCGGCCTGGTTCCAGCTCGGCATCCGGCACGACGAGGCGGCCGCGCGGCTCGAGGCGGCGGGGGTGCGGGTCGTACAGGATCGCTGCCTGATGGTCGAGCACGCGCGGCTCACCCCCCGCTGA
- a CDS encoding glycosyltransferase family 2 protein codes for MAAAPWLSVVVPLHDEEHSLEPLHRELDAALAGVTGGVELIFVDDGSRDGSRARLRELAAKDPRVRVLALDRQHGQSAALDAGFRAARGAVVVTLDADGQNDPADIPRLLAGLDRADVVNGVRVGRRDGWGRRASSAVANGFRNAWTRESVTDVGCSLRVMRAETLRRVRLWRGAHRFLPTLLRLAGARVIELPVAHRPRRHGRSKYGVLDRLFAGLADVFGVRWLQSRALHYEAREEPPPRDDPSPPP; via the coding sequence TTGGCCGCGGCGCCCTGGCTCTCGGTGGTGGTGCCGCTCCACGACGAGGAGCACTCGCTCGAGCCGCTGCACCGTGAGCTCGATGCCGCACTCGCGGGTGTCACGGGCGGCGTCGAGCTGATCTTCGTCGACGACGGCTCGCGCGACGGGAGCCGCGCGCGGCTGCGCGAGCTCGCCGCCAAGGACCCGCGCGTGCGGGTGCTCGCGCTCGACCGCCAGCACGGCCAGAGCGCCGCCCTCGACGCGGGCTTCCGCGCCGCCCGCGGCGCCGTCGTCGTGACGCTCGACGCCGACGGCCAGAACGACCCGGCCGACATCCCGCGCCTGCTGGCGGGGCTCGACCGGGCCGACGTCGTGAACGGCGTGCGCGTGGGCCGGCGCGACGGCTGGGGACGGCGCGCGTCGTCGGCCGTCGCCAACGGCTTCCGCAACGCGTGGACGCGCGAGTCGGTGACGGACGTCGGGTGCTCGCTGCGCGTCATGCGCGCCGAGACGCTTCGCCGCGTGCGCCTGTGGCGCGGTGCCCACCGCTTCCTTCCGACCCTGCTGCGCCTCGCGGGCGCGCGCGTGATCGAGCTGCCGGTCGCGCACCGGCCGCGCCGGCACGGCCGCTCGAAGTACGGAGTCCTCGACCGGCTCTTCGCCGGGCTCGCCGACGTCTTCGGTGTGCGGTGGCTCCAGTCGCGCGCCCTGCACTACGAGGCGCGCGAGGAGCCGCCGCCCCGCGACGATCCGTCCCCCCCGCCGTAG
- a CDS encoding glycosyltransferase family 39 protein — protein sequence MAAGRGHRGRLRPAGYRPAVPPARPQEAPALSGPSFRLLGALLLAAAALLYGARLGATGFWAPDEPRYGHVAEEIRAGRHGAAGLVLLHVNGEPYTQKPPLYFWLAAAAGAPRGRVSEVAARLPSALAGVALVGVVLLFGRRLLDARSALLGAALLLTGFELADNARRVQLDVLLTLCETLALAAFWRLDRGRGRPAASQAWLHGALGLAVLTKGPVGFLVPVLVMAAFLAWEGRLRALRRVFPWWGPLLSIAPALAWIAGAVALAPPGFFGEAVLDNLFGRFFAGTSHERPFYYYLYQFPLNFLPWFLLAPAVWSAARREVFAPGADPGARRSWRFLLAWVAITLVFFSLSSGKRGIYALTCHPAAALLVADAVWRRACARGGVPPLVHAATALLATGLAAGGIGVALADPLRDPAASLATGGAALAIAALGAVAAVVLPRAAAPLGARLALPVAMVFGFELVLFTVTWPARDPEKSPRSLAEAAAALTPEEGAIGLVGDRALTGGLAYYGRRRVAPLESPEEIARFFASGGRAVVVQARKLDRVEAAAPVAIAFRAREGRRQLVVATPRSTAGE from the coding sequence TTGGCTGCCGGTCGTGGCCATCGGGGACGCCTCCGTCCGGCAGGGTATCGTCCGGCCGTTCCGCCCGCCCGCCCGCAGGAGGCACCCGCCCTGTCCGGCCCCTCGTTCCGCCTGCTCGGCGCCCTCCTGCTCGCCGCCGCGGCCCTGCTCTACGGCGCGCGCCTCGGCGCCACCGGCTTCTGGGCGCCCGACGAGCCCCGCTACGGCCACGTCGCGGAGGAGATCCGGGCCGGCCGTCACGGCGCCGCGGGTCTCGTGCTCCTGCACGTGAACGGCGAGCCCTACACCCAGAAGCCGCCCCTCTACTTCTGGCTGGCCGCGGCCGCGGGCGCACCCCGCGGCCGTGTGAGCGAGGTGGCGGCCCGGCTCCCGTCGGCGCTCGCCGGTGTGGCGCTGGTCGGGGTCGTGCTCCTCTTCGGCCGGCGGCTGCTCGACGCGCGCAGCGCGCTGCTCGGCGCGGCGCTCCTGCTCACCGGCTTCGAGCTCGCCGACAACGCGCGCCGGGTCCAGCTCGACGTGCTCCTGACCCTGTGCGAGACGCTGGCGCTGGCGGCCTTCTGGCGGCTCGACCGCGGCCGCGGCCGGCCCGCCGCGAGCCAGGCGTGGCTGCACGGCGCGCTCGGCCTCGCCGTCCTGACCAAGGGACCCGTCGGCTTCCTGGTCCCCGTCCTGGTGATGGCGGCCTTCCTCGCCTGGGAGGGCCGGCTGCGGGCCCTGCGCCGCGTCTTCCCCTGGTGGGGCCCGCTCCTCTCGATCGCGCCGGCGCTCGCCTGGATCGCCGGGGCGGTCGCGCTCGCGCCGCCCGGCTTCTTCGGCGAGGCGGTGCTCGACAACCTCTTCGGCCGCTTCTTCGCCGGCACCTCCCACGAGCGGCCCTTCTACTACTACCTCTACCAGTTCCCGCTCAACTTCCTGCCCTGGTTCCTGCTCGCCCCCGCGGTCTGGAGCGCCGCCCGCCGCGAGGTCTTCGCCCCCGGTGCGGACCCCGGAGCGCGGCGGTCCTGGCGTTTCCTGCTGGCCTGGGTCGCGATCACGCTGGTCTTCTTCTCGCTCTCGAGCGGCAAGCGCGGAATCTACGCGCTCACGTGTCATCCGGCTGCCGCGCTGCTGGTGGCCGACGCCGTCTGGCGACGCGCGTGCGCGCGCGGGGGCGTGCCGCCGCTGGTCCACGCGGCCACGGCGCTGCTCGCCACTGGCCTGGCTGCGGGCGGCATCGGGGTCGCGCTTGCCGATCCGCTGCGCGACCCCGCCGCCTCGCTCGCGACGGGCGGCGCCGCGCTCGCGATCGCCGCGCTCGGCGCCGTCGCGGCCGTGGTTCTCCCGCGCGCCGCAGCACCGCTCGGAGCGCGCCTCGCGCTGCCCGTCGCGATGGTGTTCGGCTTCGAACTCGTTCTCTTCACGGTCACGTGGCCGGCCCGCGACCCCGAGAAGTCGCCGCGCTCGCTCGCCGAGGCCGCCGCCGCGCTGACGCCGGAAGAGGGCGCGATCGGCCTCGTCGGCGACCGCGCGCTGACCGGCGGACTCGCCTACTACGGCAGGCGGCGCGTGGCACCGCTCGAGTCGCCGGAGGAGATCGCCCGCTTCTTCGCCAGCGGCGGGCGCGCCGTCGTCGTACAGGCCCGCAAGCTCGATCGCGTCGAGGCGGCCGCTCCGGTCGCGATCGCCTTCCGCGCCCGCGAGGGACGCCGCCAGCTCGTGGTGGCAACGCCGCGGTCCACCGCCGGCGAGTGA
- a CDS encoding citrate synthase, translating to MAESAQLRIGDKTLSLPVLVGSEGEQAIDIQKLRAQTGYITMDPGYANTGACRSAITFIDGDQGILRYRGYPIEELAERSSFLEVAHLLIYGELPTEPQLRSFHESIRRHTMLHEDFKRFYGALPKDAHPMAACSTAVGALATFYPDSLDPRDPRQIEISVHRLLAKLPTMAAYAFKHSIGQPFMFPDNRLSYVGNFLHLMFATPCEEYHVDPVVEKAIDLLLILHADHEQNCSTSTVRLCGSSMVNLFGAISAGINALWGPLHGGANQAVIEMLAKIRDEGISARQFVERAKSRDDTSRLMGFGHRVYKNFDPRMKIIKKASDEVLAKLGVSSKLLEIAKELEEIALKDEYFIERKLYPNVDFYSGVIYNAIGTPENMFTALFAIGRLPGWIAQWAEMHRDPDFKIGRPRQIYVGATERHYVPIGER from the coding sequence ATGGCCGAATCTGCACAGCTCCGCATCGGCGACAAGACCCTCTCGCTGCCGGTCCTGGTCGGTTCCGAGGGCGAGCAGGCCATCGATATCCAGAAGCTGCGCGCGCAGACCGGCTACATCACGATGGACCCGGGCTACGCCAACACCGGTGCCTGCCGCAGCGCGATCACCTTCATCGACGGCGACCAGGGCATCCTGCGTTACCGCGGCTACCCGATCGAAGAGCTCGCCGAGCGGAGCAGCTTCCTCGAGGTCGCCCACCTGCTGATCTACGGCGAGCTGCCGACCGAGCCGCAGCTCCGCTCGTTCCACGAGTCGATCCGCCGCCACACGATGCTCCACGAGGACTTCAAGCGCTTCTACGGCGCGCTGCCGAAGGACGCCCATCCGATGGCGGCGTGCTCGACGGCGGTGGGCGCCCTGGCCACCTTCTACCCGGACTCGCTCGACCCGCGCGACCCGCGCCAGATCGAGATCTCCGTGCACCGCCTGCTGGCCAAGCTGCCCACGATGGCGGCCTACGCATTCAAGCACTCGATCGGCCAGCCCTTCATGTTCCCGGACAACCGGCTGTCCTACGTCGGCAACTTCCTGCACCTGATGTTCGCAACGCCCTGCGAGGAGTATCACGTCGACCCCGTGGTCGAGAAGGCGATCGACCTGCTCCTGATCCTGCACGCCGACCACGAGCAGAACTGCTCGACCAGCACGGTGCGGCTGTGCGGCTCCTCGATGGTCAACCTGTTCGGCGCGATCTCGGCCGGCATCAACGCGCTGTGGGGCCCGCTGCACGGCGGTGCCAACCAGGCCGTGATCGAGATGCTGGCCAAGATCCGCGACGAGGGGATCTCGGCGCGCCAGTTCGTGGAGCGCGCCAAGAGCCGCGACGACACCTCGCGGCTGATGGGCTTCGGCCACCGCGTCTACAAGAACTTCGACCCGCGCATGAAGATCATCAAGAAGGCCAGCGACGAGGTGCTCGCCAAGCTCGGGGTCAGCTCGAAGCTGCTCGAGATCGCCAAGGAGCTCGAGGAGATCGCGCTCAAGGACGAGTACTTCATCGAGCGCAAGCTGTACCCGAACGTCGACTTCTACTCGGGCGTGATCTACAACGCGATCGGCACGCCGGAGAACATGTTCACGGCGCTCTTCGCGATCGGCCGCCTGCCGGGCTGGATCGCGCAGTGGGCGGAGATGCACCGCGATCCCGACTTCAAGATCGGCCGCCCGCGGCAGATCTACGTCGGCGCGACCGAGAGACACTACGTCCCGATCGGCGAGCGCTGA